From Nymphaea colorata isolate Beijing-Zhang1983 chromosome 6, ASM883128v2, whole genome shotgun sequence, a single genomic window includes:
- the LOC116256760 gene encoding monothiol glutaredoxin-S15, mitochondrial, which translates to MSMARSLSNLIWKKVMSSGATYSPRNLVEAGVLTECNRKWYASMPDDPDSHDDFQPKKKIVDSASLKDIVENDVKSNPVMIYMKGVPDAPRCGFSALAVRVLQEYGIPLHARNILEDSDLKNSVKAFSNWPTFPQIFIKGEFIGGSDIILNMHQSGELKEKLKDLKEQSDAPKED; encoded by the exons ATGAGCATGGCAAGATCGTTGTCAAATTTGATCTGGAAGAAAGTTATGAGCTCTGGAGCAACCTATTCTCCAAGAAACCTA GTAGAAGCTGGCGTTTTGACTGAATGCAATCGAAAATGGTATGCATCAATGCCTGATGACCCTGATTCCCATGATGATTTTCAGCCAAAAAAGAAGATTGTAGATTCTGCTTCACTAAAGGACATCGTTGAGAAC GATGTCAAAAGTAATCCTGTGATGATATATATGAAGGGAGTTCCTGATGCTCCACGCTGTGGATTCAGTGCCCTTGCTGTGAGAGTTCTTCAAGAATATG GTATTCCTTTACATGCCAGAAATATTTTAGAAGATTCTGATCTAAAAAACAGTGTAAAAGCTTTTAG CAACTGGCCAACATTTCCCCAGATATTCATAAAAGGGGAGTTCATTGGTGGGTCTGACATAATACTGAACATGCATCAG TCGGGTGAATTAAAGGAAAAGCTTAAGGACCTCAAAGAGCAAAGTGATGCACCAAAAGAAGATTAA